A region of the Polynucleobacter sp. MWH-Braz-FAM2G genome:
ACCTCTCTAGTTTATGCAATTGGTGCTTATGACTTACTCAAAGGTTTTGAGATTGCTGGCAAGAACTATGGGCGTCCTATTGAGACCTACATTTTGGCTGCCGCAACATATTTTGTAATTTGTTTTTCACTTTCCAAAGTCGTGCGAACTATTCAGGCAAAAGTTGCCATCATTCGTTAAAAAATATTACATATTTCCCTTAAATAAATATAGACCATCATGATTGAACTTCAAAATGTTTCTAAATGGTATGGCGCTTTTCAGGTTTTAACTGACTGCACAACCACAATTAATAAGGGCGAAGTGGTGGTAATTTGTGGACCTTCGGGATCTGGCAAATCTACCCTAATAAAAACCATCAACGCATTAGAGCCTTTTCAATCAGGCGAGATTTCAGTAAATGGAATTCGTCTACGCGACCCCAAAACAAATTTACCAAAACTACGTTCTCATGTTGGAATGGTGTTTCAGCATTTTGAACTTTTTCCACATTTAAGTATTACCGAGAATTTAACGCTTGCTCAAATCAAAGTGTTGGGGCGATCGGCTGACGAAGCAAAAACCCATGGTTTGAAATATCTCGAGCGAGTGGGGTTAATTGCGCAGAAGGATAAATTTCCCGGTCAATTATCTGGCGGACAACAACAGCGTGTTGCAATTGCGCGCGCACTCAGTATGGACCCTATAGTAATGTTGTTTGATGAACCAACATCTGCTCTTGATCCTGAGATGGTGGGAGAGGTTCTAGATGTGATGATCAAGCTTGCAAACGAGGGAATGACTATGTGTTGCGTTACACATGAGATGGGCTTTGCTCGCAAAGTTAGTAATCGCGTGATCTTTATGGATCATGGGCATATTGTTGAAGATTGCGCTAAAGAAGAAT
Encoded here:
- a CDS encoding amino acid ABC transporter ATP-binding protein; translation: MIELQNVSKWYGAFQVLTDCTTTINKGEVVVICGPSGSGKSTLIKTINALEPFQSGEISVNGIRLRDPKTNLPKLRSHVGMVFQHFELFPHLSITENLTLAQIKVLGRSADEAKTHGLKYLERVGLIAQKDKFPGQLSGGQQQRVAIARALSMDPIVMLFDEPTSALDPEMVGEVLDVMIKLANEGMTMCCVTHEMGFARKVSNRVIFMDHGHIVEDCAKEEFFGNPDARSPRAKDFLSKILAG